A window of the Arachis duranensis cultivar V14167 chromosome 5, aradu.V14167.gnm2.J7QH, whole genome shotgun sequence genome harbors these coding sequences:
- the LOC107487595 gene encoding transcription factor bHLH18, whose amino-acid sequence MEELNGLATNWLSDLDIDDYELFSECNLKKFLDEDEENQFDEMVMSAVVGEEEEEEEERPTKQLRTCSSSSITNYVSSNSSSSSSPTSQILSFENSYNPSSQFYGFEFDATPNDKVSPQPQVGNNNDKNKLEQTRKPQSQGSKRQAAHSHDHIMAERKRREKLSQSLIALAALIPGLKKMDKASVLGDAIKYVKELQGRLKVLEEENKREVESVVIVKNPRFITSSSDDDSSSCDDDTLEADGEAALAHVEARVAAAEKEVLLRIHCKKQKGIYVKLLSEIQSLHLYVVHSSVLPFGDSVLDITIVAQMGTEYKLSIRDLVRNLRVATLKTMSSS is encoded by the exons ATGGAGGAATTAAACGGATTGGCAACCAACTGGTTATCTGATCTG GATATAGATGATTACGAATTGTTTTCAGAGTGCAATTTGAAGAAGTTTCTGGATGAGGATGAAGAGAATCAGTTTGATGAGATGGTGATGAGTGCAGTGGTgggggaggaggaggaagaggaggaggagaggcCAACTAAGCAACTCAGAACTTGCTCATCATCAAGCATCACTAACTACGTCTcatctaattcttcttcttcttcttctcccaccTCCCAGATTCTGTCTTTTGAAAACTCTTACAACCCATCCTCCCAATTTTATGGCTTTGAATTTGATGCAACTCCTAATGATAAGGTTTCACCGCAACCACAAGTTGGTAATAACAATGATAAGAACAAGCTGGAACAAACAAGGAAACCTCAAAGCCAAGGGAGTAAGAGACAGGCGGCTCACTCTCACGATCACATCATGGCTGAGAGAAAGCGAAGGGAGAAGCTCAGCCAAAGCTTGATCGCCCTTGCAGCTCTTATTCCAGGCTTAAAAaag ATGGATAAGGCTTCGGTACTGGGAGATGCAATCAAGTACGTGAAAGAGCTTCAGGGGCGATTGAAGGTTCtagaagaagagaacaagagaGAGGTGGAGTCTGTGGTGATTGTGAAGAATCCACGCTTCATCACGAGCAGCAGCGACGATGACTCCTCGTCCTGTGATGATGACACCTTGGAAGCAGACGGCGAAGCAGCACTAGCACACGTGGAAGCAAGAGTGGCGGCGGCCGAGAAGGAGGTGCTGCTCCGGATCCATTGCAAGAAACAGAAGGGCATTTACGTCAAATTACTGTCGGAGATACAAAGCCTTCACCTGTACGTGGTCCATAGCAGTGTGCTACCGTTCGGGGATTCGGTTCTCGACATAACCATCGTCGCTCAG ATGGGCACAGAATACAAGTTGAGCATAAGAGATCTTGTGAGGAATCTACGCGTGGCTACGCTGAAAACGATGTCGTCGTCATAG